From one Streptomyces chromofuscus genomic stretch:
- a CDS encoding TetR/AcrR family transcriptional regulator has product MATTDRATDGATGKASPRDRLLDAAARLFYRDGVSIGVEALCRSAGVSKRSMYQLFDSKDEVLAASLERRIPAYEAQLALGSPHAGTPRERILHVFERLEKASGDADYWGCPYLAALVELKNPEHPASVVARAAKERLKTAFRTQAELGGARDPELLARQLMLVFDGASARSGARVEALDDGLATATAGALLDASGVT; this is encoded by the coding sequence ATGGCCACGACTGACAGGGCGACCGACGGGGCGACCGGCAAGGCGTCCCCCCGCGACCGGCTGCTCGACGCCGCGGCCCGGCTCTTCTACCGCGACGGCGTCTCCATCGGCGTGGAGGCGCTGTGCCGGAGCGCCGGGGTGTCGAAGCGGTCGATGTACCAGCTCTTCGACAGCAAGGACGAGGTGCTCGCCGCGAGCCTGGAGCGTCGGATCCCGGCGTACGAGGCCCAGCTCGCGCTCGGATCCCCGCACGCCGGAACGCCGCGGGAGCGGATCCTGCACGTCTTCGAACGGCTGGAGAAGGCTTCCGGGGACGCCGACTACTGGGGCTGCCCCTACCTTGCCGCGCTGGTCGAGCTCAAGAACCCCGAGCACCCGGCGAGCGTGGTCGCCCGGGCCGCCAAGGAGCGGCTCAAGACCGCCTTCCGTACCCAGGCCGAGCTGGGCGGCGCGCGGGATCCGGAACTGCTCGCCCGGCAGCTGATGCTGGTCTTCGACGGGGCGAGCGCCCGGTCCGGGGCGCGGGTGGAGGCGCTGGACGACGGTTTGGCGACGGCGACGGCGGGGGCGCTGCTCGACGCGAGCGGCGTGACGTAG
- a CDS encoding AAA family ATPase → MFTSVDDVSARLAETGYLASPAVATTVFLADRLGKPLLVEGPAGVGKTELAKAVARVAGARLVRLQCYEGVDESRALYEWNHAKQLLRISAGRDETWDEARTDIFSEEFLLARPLLTAIRGDDPKVLLIDETDKADVEVEGLLLEVLSDFQVTVPELGTVSATRRPFVVLTSNATRELSEALRRRCLFLHIGFPEEELERRIVRLKVPGIDAALTESVVRVVGALRAMDLRKAPSVAETVDWARTLLALGADTLDEKVVRDTLGVLLKHQDDVLKAAAKLDLDAG, encoded by the coding sequence TTGTTCACTTCCGTCGACGATGTCTCCGCACGCCTGGCCGAGACCGGCTACCTGGCATCACCCGCGGTCGCCACGACCGTCTTCCTCGCCGACCGCCTCGGCAAGCCGCTCCTCGTGGAGGGGCCCGCCGGTGTCGGCAAGACGGAGCTCGCCAAGGCCGTCGCCCGGGTCGCCGGGGCGCGGCTGGTGCGGCTGCAGTGCTACGAGGGCGTCGACGAGTCCCGGGCCCTGTACGAGTGGAACCACGCCAAGCAGCTGCTGCGCATCAGCGCGGGCCGCGACGAGACGTGGGACGAGGCGCGCACCGACATCTTCAGCGAGGAGTTCCTGCTGGCGCGCCCGCTGCTGACCGCCATCCGCGGCGACGACCCCAAGGTGCTGTTGATCGACGAGACGGACAAGGCCGACGTCGAGGTCGAGGGACTGCTGCTGGAGGTGCTCAGCGACTTCCAGGTCACCGTTCCCGAGCTGGGCACGGTCAGCGCGACACGCCGCCCCTTCGTGGTGCTGACCTCCAACGCGACCCGCGAACTGTCCGAGGCGCTGCGCCGCCGCTGCCTGTTCCTGCACATCGGCTTCCCCGAGGAGGAGCTGGAACGGCGGATCGTCCGGCTGAAGGTGCCCGGGATCGACGCGGCGCTGACCGAGTCCGTGGTCCGGGTGGTCGGTGCGCTGCGCGCGATGGACCTGCGGAAGGCGCCGTCCGTCGCCGAGACCGTCGACTGGGCCCGCACCCTGCTCGCGCTCGGCGCCGACACCCTCGACGAGAAGGTCGTCCGCGACACCTTGGGCGTGCTCCTGAAGCACCAGGACGACGTGCTGAAGGCGGCGGCCAAGCTGGACCTGGACGCCGGATGA